From Cucumis melo cultivar AY chromosome 1, USDA_Cmelo_AY_1.0, whole genome shotgun sequence, a single genomic window includes:
- the LOC103500096 gene encoding protein WHAT'S THIS FACTOR 1 homolog, chloroplastic, with amino-acid sequence MDSKLLLYSPKASLSISVPFILGHKSYYSVKSQFWGKNLDLRNRNDNLRKAHDPFQPIRAVVKRRKELPFDNVIQRDKKLKLVMRIRKILVQQPDRVMSLKELGKFRRDLGLEKKRRLIALLKKFPAVFEVVEEGAFSLKFKLTAEAERLYLEELKIRNEMEGLLVIKLRKLLMMSADKRILLEKIAHLRTDFGLPLEFRDTICHRYPQYFRVVATERGPALELTHWDPELAVSAAELAEEENRARELEEKNLIIDRPLKFNRVKLPKGLNLSKSEMRKISQFRDIPYISPYSDFSGIKAGTPQKEKHACGVVHEILNLTLEKRTLVDHLTHFREEFRFSQQLRGMLIRHPDMFYVSLKGDRDSVFLREAYRDSQLIDKDRLLIIKEKLRALVAVPRFRSRGASNGDTKGGDTNQPSDMSGEEWSDVDNLLDDDEFDDDEFDDDNNEAFEDDWSDEDDTPPSFNGDQDGESINIGSRKQKQVNDLQKVGQSRLSPVLPDGRPRERW; translated from the coding sequence ATGGATTCCAAGTTACTGCTCTATTCCCCAAAAGCTTCGCTATCCATATCCGTACCTTTCATTCTTGGGCACAAATCTTATTACTCTGTGAAATCTCAATTTTGGGGTAAGAATTTGGATTTGCGAAACAGAAATGATAATTTAAGAAAAGCCCATGACCCTTTTCAACCCATTAGAGCTGTTGTGAAACGGAGGAAAGAGCTTCCGTTTGATAATGTAATACAAAGGGATAAGAAGCTGAAATTAGTTATGCGAATTAGGAAGATTCTAGTTCAGCAACCTGATAGAGTTATGTCACTTAAGGAATTGGGTAAATTCAGGAGAGATTTAGGTCTCGAGAAAAAGAGGAGGCTAATTGCATTGTTGAAGAAGTTCCCTGCGGTATTTGAAGTTGTAGAAGAAGGGGCATTTTCCCTGAAATTCAAATTAACGGCCGAGGCCGAAAGGTTGTATTTGGAGGAGTTGAAGATCAGAAATGAGATGGAAGGTTTGTTGGTTATTAAGCTTAGGAAGCTATTGATGATGTCTGCTGATAAACGAATATTGTTGGAGAAGATTGCACATTTGAGGACTGATTTCGGTCTTCCTTTAGAATTTCGCGACacaatatgtcaccgttatccaCAGTACTTTAGAGTTGTGGCAACCGAGCGCGGTCCAGCCCTTGAATTGACACATTGGGATCCCGAACTTGCTGTTTCTGCAGCAGAGTTAGCAGAAGAAGAAAACCGAGCTAGAGAATTGGAAGAGAAGAACCTAATTATCGACCGACCGTTGAAGTTTAATCGAGTTAAGCTACCTAAGGGGCTTAATCTTTCAAAGAGTGAGATGAGGAAAATTAGTCAGTTTAGGGACATTCCTTATATTTCTCCTTATTCTGATTTCTCTGGGATTAAGGCAGGTACTCCCCAGAAAGAGAAACATGCTTGCGGGGTTGTTCATGAGATTTTAAACCTTACACTTGAGAAGAGAACTCTAGTGGATCATCTCACTCATTTCCGCGAGGAGTTTAGGTTCTCCCAGCAGCTGAGGGGGATGCTAATAAGGCATCCGGATATGTTTTACGTCTCATTGAAAGGGGATAGGGATTCAGTCTTCCTCCGAGAAGCATATCGTGATTCTCAGTTGATCGACAAAGATAGGTTATTAATCATAAAAGAGAAACTTAGGGCTCTTGTTGCCGTTCCTCGGTTCCGAAGCAGAGGAGCTTCCAATGGTGACACGAAAGGGGGAGATACAAATCAGCCCAGTGATATGAGTGGTGAAGAGTGGTCTGATGTTGATAATCTTTTGGATGATGATGAAtttgatgatgatgaatttGATGATGATAACAATGAAGCTTTTGAGGATGACTGGAGTGATGAAGATGATACCCCACCAAGTTTCAATGGAGATCAAGATGGAGAATCCATAAATATCGGATCAAGGAAGCAAAAACAGGTCAATGACTTGCAAAAGGTCGGTCAGAGTCGTCTTTCTCCTGTATTACCCGATGGAAGGCCCCGAGAAAGATGGTGA